The Trichocoleus desertorum ATA4-8-CV12 genome includes a window with the following:
- a CDS encoding ATP/GTP-binding protein encodes MEILRIVITGTVGAGKTTFIRTISEIDVVDTDRRATDEVAEQKRNTTVAFDFGRLTFAPGQAMHLYGTPGQSRFDFMWDMLIEKAHAYILLLDANRPQDFRYGRRILAFMNQRVKIPMIIGLTHMDCPGAWDPENVALALGLLDPASRPPIVTVNATQEESVFETLIALIEQLMGATAGK; translated from the coding sequence ATGGAAATTTTACGAATTGTGATTACAGGCACAGTTGGAGCTGGAAAAACCACCTTCATCCGGACCATTAGCGAAATTGATGTAGTCGATACAGACCGTCGTGCTACGGACGAAGTAGCGGAGCAAAAGCGTAATACCACAGTTGCCTTTGACTTTGGCCGTTTGACTTTTGCCCCTGGTCAAGCCATGCATTTGTATGGCACACCTGGACAATCTCGGTTTGACTTTATGTGGGACATGCTCATTGAAAAAGCCCATGCCTACATTCTGTTACTAGATGCCAATCGACCTCAAGACTTTCGCTATGGTCGGCGAATTTTGGCATTTATGAATCAGCGAGTAAAAATTCCCATGATTATTGGGCTGACTCACATGGATTGTCCTGGGGCATGGGACCCAGAAAATGTTGCCTTGGCTTTGGGGCTACTAGACCCAGCTTCTCGACCCCCCATTGTCACTGTCAATGCGACTCAAGAAGAGTCTGTGTTCGAAACTCTAATTGCCTTAATTGAACAGCTAATGGGAGCTACCGCAGGGAAGTGA
- a CDS encoding DUF4388 domain-containing protein, with translation MTLASSLADFSLAELFRMIDQGRKSGRLTLLITSDAPTSQVPTCRYIWFRQGRVIAAADRLDGQGLISQITTRGWLSQRVIERLGNLAGGDTPLGMTLKTQGALQAEQLNLLFSAQMQQIWSLFGIQTGRFDLDGKASLPSTEMTGLSLPAMEVALAGLRALKDWASLAEALPDGNSAMQSTIPGKPQFRLSSLESQLWDFANGSVSLSAIAKQLNQPIAKIQQAAFRLMLAGLVEELPLITSSSHVKEPPIVLEPIEEFPEESKKAGTAEKSKVSNSFLQNLVGFLRSKS, from the coding sequence ATGACTTTAGCTAGTTCTCTTGCAGACTTTTCCTTAGCAGAGCTGTTCCGAATGATTGACCAAGGACGCAAGTCAGGTCGGCTGACGCTTCTCATTACAAGCGATGCTCCAACCTCCCAAGTGCCCACTTGTCGCTACATTTGGTTTCGCCAGGGACGAGTTATTGCTGCGGCTGATCGTCTAGATGGTCAAGGCCTAATTTCTCAAATCACAACCAGAGGGTGGTTGAGCCAGCGAGTAATTGAAAGATTGGGTAATCTTGCTGGAGGAGACACCCCTTTGGGAATGACCCTAAAAACCCAAGGAGCGCTACAAGCTGAGCAATTAAATTTGCTTTTTTCGGCTCAGATGCAGCAAATTTGGAGCTTATTTGGGATTCAAACAGGACGGTTTGACCTAGATGGCAAAGCCTCTTTACCCAGTACCGAAATGACAGGCTTAAGCCTACCAGCGATGGAAGTTGCCCTAGCAGGTTTAAGAGCCCTTAAGGACTGGGCTTCACTCGCTGAAGCGCTGCCCGATGGTAATTCAGCTATGCAAAGCACAATACCAGGAAAGCCACAATTCCGCCTTAGCTCCTTAGAGTCTCAGCTTTGGGACTTTGCCAACGGTTCAGTTTCTCTCAGTGCGATCGCCAAACAGCTCAATCAACCTATTGCCAAAATTCAGCAAGCTGCTTTTCGGCTCATGCTAGCAGGCTTAGTAGAGGAGCTTCCTCTGATCACATCCAGTTCTCATGTCAAAGAACCTCCCATAGTTCTGGAGCCGATCGAGGAGTTTCCAGAGGAGTCTAAAAAAGCAGGAACTGCTGAGAAATCTAAAGTTAGCAACTCCTTTCTGCAAAATTTGGTTGGCTTTTTACGGAGCAAGAGCTAA
- the recN gene encoding DNA repair protein RecN: protein MLLSLRIENFALIDRLELEFSTGLNVLTGETGAGKSIILDAIDAALGGKVTSRAIRTGAQRGLVEATFSLDPSLTTWLTEQEIDLLDDSSLVCSREMVAGQSTLRSRSRLNGVLVNKQQMETLRDRLVEITAQGQTMQLGQAANQREWLDGFGGSPLLEQRAAVSSAFNAYQQALQALEKRRHSESQRLQQLDLYQYQLRELSTASLTDADELEQLEQERQRLSHSVELQQQSYQAYQALYQNDTGEPACADLLGNAEVILNDMLRYDPELQSVLDLVTDALAQVQEAGRQINAYGESVETDPQRLQDVEDRIAELKQICRKYGPTLTDAIAFQERVQAELEALTGGGLSLEELEQTYQERRTTLVAVCARLTELRQTAARELEDRLIRELKPLAMEKVQFQVQIAPIAPTTNGADQITFLFSPNPGEPLQPLNETASGGEMSRFLLAIKACFSQVDLIGTLVFDEIDVGVSGRVTQAIAEKLYQLSQQHQVLCVTHQPIVAAMADYHFHVDKQAIAEPVAVGANAVGAKNGKRSQSKGKPAADTDTNTETATVELITSEANLEAVRTVVRVTTLDPNQRREELAQLAGGRSAQEAIAFADSLLAQAADLRQTPASTAILPVETATPTEVRPKSKARSTSTRAKAARSQAPKKA from the coding sequence ATGTTGCTTTCTCTTCGGATTGAAAACTTTGCTCTAATCGATCGCCTGGAGTTAGAGTTCAGTACTGGCCTGAATGTTTTGACGGGTGAAACAGGTGCTGGCAAGTCGATTATTTTAGATGCGATTGATGCAGCCTTGGGTGGTAAGGTGACCAGTCGCGCTATCCGGACAGGAGCGCAGCGTGGCTTAGTAGAGGCGACGTTTAGCCTAGATCCCTCATTGACTACCTGGCTAACTGAGCAAGAGATTGACCTCCTAGATGACTCCTCTCTGGTTTGTAGTCGTGAAATGGTCGCAGGGCAAAGCACGCTCCGCAGCCGATCGCGCCTGAATGGTGTGCTGGTGAACAAGCAGCAAATGGAGACCCTCCGCGATCGCCTGGTAGAGATCACGGCTCAAGGTCAAACCATGCAGCTGGGGCAGGCCGCAAATCAGCGCGAGTGGCTAGATGGCTTTGGGGGGTCACCTCTCCTAGAACAACGAGCAGCGGTGAGTAGTGCTTTTAATGCCTACCAACAGGCTTTGCAGGCTTTGGAAAAGCGGCGGCACTCCGAGAGCCAGCGCTTGCAACAACTCGACCTATACCAATATCAACTGCGGGAGTTGAGCACTGCTAGCTTGACTGATGCCGATGAGCTAGAGCAACTAGAGCAAGAGCGACAGCGGCTGAGTCATAGTGTAGAGCTGCAACAGCAAAGCTATCAAGCCTATCAAGCCCTCTATCAAAACGATACAGGTGAGCCTGCCTGTGCTGATTTGCTCGGTAATGCCGAAGTGATTCTGAACGATATGCTGCGCTACGACCCCGAATTGCAGTCAGTTTTAGACCTAGTGACAGACGCTTTAGCCCAAGTTCAAGAAGCGGGACGGCAAATCAACGCCTATGGTGAATCCGTTGAGACTGACCCCCAACGGTTGCAGGATGTGGAAGACCGTATTGCTGAACTTAAACAGATTTGCCGCAAATATGGCCCCACTTTGACAGATGCGATCGCCTTTCAGGAGCGGGTACAGGCAGAGCTAGAAGCCCTCACTGGAGGTGGGCTGTCTCTAGAAGAGCTAGAGCAAACTTACCAAGAGCGCCGAACTACTTTGGTGGCAGTTTGCGCTCGGCTGACTGAGTTACGCCAGACCGCCGCTCGTGAGCTAGAAGACCGCCTCATCCGCGAATTGAAGCCGCTAGCGATGGAGAAGGTGCAGTTTCAAGTGCAAATTGCGCCGATCGCCCCTACTACCAACGGAGCCGATCAAATTACCTTTCTATTTAGCCCCAACCCTGGGGAACCCTTGCAGCCATTAAATGAAACGGCTTCTGGTGGAGAGATGAGCCGCTTTCTCCTAGCGATCAAGGCTTGTTTCTCGCAAGTTGATCTGATTGGCACGCTGGTCTTTGACGAAATTGATGTTGGGGTTTCCGGTCGGGTGACACAGGCGATCGCAGAGAAACTATATCAACTGAGTCAGCAGCATCAAGTTCTTTGTGTGACTCACCAACCCATTGTGGCGGCGATGGCAGACTATCACTTCCACGTCGATAAGCAAGCGATCGCGGAGCCTGTTGCTGTAGGAGCCAATGCCGTAGGAGCTAAAAATGGCAAACGCAGTCAATCTAAGGGCAAGCCAGCCGCAGATACCGATACAAACACAGAAACTGCAACAGTTGAACTGATCACCTCTGAAGCAAATCTAGAAGCGGTTCGGACGGTGGTGCGTGTCACAACCCTAGACCCCAATCAGCGCCGGGAAGAACTAGCTCAACTTGCGGGGGGACGTTCAGCTCAAGAGGCGATCGCCTTTGCCGATTCTCTCCTAGCCCAAGCAGCCGACCTGCGCCAGACTCCTGCCAGCACTGCAATTTTGCCTGTTGAGACTGCTACACCAACGGAAGTGCGCCCTAAATCTAAGGCTCGCTCCACCTCAACTCGTGCTAAGGCAGCGCGATCGCAAGCTCCAAAAAAAGCTTAG